Below is a genomic region from Actinomadura sp. NAK00032.
ACCGTAGGCACACCAGGAGCAGCGGAGGGTCGAGCGAGACGCTGCACAGGGACGTGCACGTCATCCCCCAGGGGCGGCCGTCGGCCGCCAGCGCGGTGACGACCGCCACTCCCGTGGGGAAGCCCGCCCAGAGCGGGCGTATGTCCACGCGCGACGCCGACGTCATGACGATTACCTCCACTGGATCGGCCGGCGGCTCACCGGATGTACAGCGGCCCGGACCTCTCCCGGCCGGGCCCGGTCCCCGCCGCGGCGTCCACCGCACGCCCGACCTCTTCGACGAGGACCTTCGCGAAGCCGGCGAAGGAGCGGCCGAGGAAATGGAAATGGCCACCGGTGAACATGCGCGCCCGGAAGCCGCCGGCGGTCTCCCGGCTCCAGGGCTCGACGGTGTCCGCCGGCGCCAACTCGTCGTCGACGGCGCCGAAGGCGGTCAGCGGCGCGTCCAGCGGCCTGCGCCGCTCCTGCGGGACGTAGGAGTCCAGCGCTCGCAGGTCGGCGCGCACGAGCCGGACGAACCGGTCGCGGAACTCGGGCAGCTCGTCGAGCTCTGCGGGGATCCCGCCAAAGCGGGCCAGCGCTCCGATCAGCTCCCGGTCGGGCAGTTCGCAGAGGGGGCGCGCCTCGTCCACGGGGCACTCCGGCGCGGGACGCCCCGACACGCCCACCCACAGGGGCGTGACACCGCGCGCCTCCAGGCGGCGGGCGGTCTCCAGGGCGACGATCGCCCCGAGGCTGTGCCCGAAGAGCGCGACCGGCGGTCCCGCCCACTCCAGTACCGCGTCCGCGGTGGCCGCCACGAGCGACGGCATCTCCGTCAGGGGACTGGCGCGATGGCCGCGGCCTCGTCCGGGCAGATCGAGGAGCAGCAGCTCCCAGCCGCCGGGCAAGGCGCGTGCAAGCGGCATGTAGGCGGCCGACGAGCCTCCCGCGTGGTGGAAGACGATCAGGCGCAGTGCCGGACGGGGCACCGCCCTGGGACGCACCATGGCCGTCATGCGCTGCGCTCCGTCCGGTCCGCCGCAGTTGCGGCGATCGTGTCGGCGAGCATGGCGATCAGCTCTGCCAGCGGGATCTCGATGTGCAGGTCCTCGGGCGGCAGGCCCAGGTCGTAGTGCTCCTCGACCTTGGTGATGAACAGGGTGGTGATGAACGAGTCGGCGCCGGCCTCCTGCAGCGAGGCCTCGGGATCCAGGTCCTCCGGTGACTGGAGGACGTCCTTGAGCCGCGCCATCAGGAAGGCGCGCACCCCGTCCCCGTCACCGGGCGGAGGGGCCTTCACGGTCCCCTCCGCACCGCCGTGCGCGGCCGTCCCGTTCCCGCGTGCGCCCGCTCCCGCGCCCATGGGGGGCTCGCCGATCCAGAACCGGGTGCGGCGGAACGGGTAGGTCGGCAGGTCGGGGAGAGTGCGCGCGCCGGGGGCGCGGACCGGCTCCAGCCTCAGGTCCGCGCCGTCGGTGTAGAGCGTCGCCAGCGCCTCCAGAAGGAGCCTCTCCGCGTCGGCGGGGTCGTCGCCGATCAGCGGGCACGACCGCAGAGCACCGTCCGTGGCCCACTCCAGCGACGCGCCGGGCCTGACGCCGGACGCTCCGCCCGCCGGGCGGGGCCGCAGCGGAAGGCCGAACCTGCCGATCGCCCGCGCGAGCCGTTCGCCCGCCGGGTCCTGCTCGCTTCCCGCGGGGAACATCGCCGGGAAGGCGCCGGCCAGCGCGGCGGTCCCCGCGGCGATGGCGGCCGAGTCCAGCTCGCCGCGCAGGGTCAGCGACCGGACCGGGGCGGCGGGCTCGCGCGCCGCGGGCCCGCCGGCCGCCGCCGCCAGCCGCTCGGCGAGCTCGGTCGCCGTCGTCCCGGTGACGGCCACGCGGTACGGGAACCCCGCCCGCCCGGCCCGCAGGGTGTGGCAGAGGGAGCCGAGTGCCGCCGGGTCGGCCGACTTCAGCTGCGACACGACGTCGTCCGCCAGCTCGGCCAGGGCCTGCGGTGACTTCGCCGAGAGGGTCAGCAGCTCGGGCCGGGAGGACGCCCCCGCCGGCTCGTCCGCGCCCCGGCCGGCGGGCGTGTACGCCTCCAGGACCGCGTGCACGTTGGTGCCGCTCATGCCGAAGGAGTTGACTCCGGCCACCCTCCGGCGCAGCCCGCTCGGCCAGGGGTGGTTCCGCGCGGGGACGGTGAACCCGATCCGGTCCCAGGGGATGCGCGGGTTGAGTTCGCCGTCGTCCTCGTCGCGGGCCGCGGGCATCACGCCGTGCTGGAGCACCAGCACCGTCTTGATCAGGGCCGCGATCCCCGACGCCGCCTCCAGATGGCCCAGCCTCGACTTGACGCTGCCCAGCGCCAGCGGGACCCCGCGCTCGCGGACGGCGGCTCCGAGCGCGCCGTCGAGCGCTCCCACCTCGATCGGGTCGCCGAGCGGGGTCCCGGTCCCGTGGGCCTCGATCCAGCCGATGTCGGCCGCCTCCACTCCCGCGTCCTTCAGCGCCGCGCCGATCACCTCCTCCTGCGCGGGGCCGTTGGGGGCGGTCAGGCTCGATGCCGCGCCGTCGTGGTTGACCGCGGTCCCGCGCACGACGGCCAGGACCGGGCGGCCCTCCCGTTCGGCCTCGTCCAGCCGCATCAGCACCAGCGCGCCGACGCCCTCGCCGCGGCCGTAGCCGTCCGCGGCGGCCAGGAACGACTTCGACCGCCCCTCCGGGGACAGCGCGCGGGTCTGGCACAGCGACACCATCAGGTTCGCGGAGAGGATCAGGTTGGAGCCGCACACCAGCGCGTAGCGGCACTCCCGGCCGCGGAGCGCCCGCACGGCGAGGTGCAGCGCGGTCATGGAGGACGAGCAGGCGGTATCCGCGCTCACCACGGGGCCGGAGAAGCCCATCACGTGGCTGATGCGGCCCGCGGCGAAGCACAACCCTCCCCCGGTCGTGTAGTAGGGGTCGATCCGCGTCGTGTCCGACCGGTCTTCCAGGCGCTCCAGGTACTCGGAGGCCATCATGCCCAGGTAGACCCCGACGTCCAGCCGGTCCGAGCGCCGCACCGGGATCCCGGCGCGCTCCATGGCCTCCCACGCGACCTCCAGCAGCATGCGCTGCTGGGGGTCGAGGAGCTTGGCCTCGCGGTGCGAGATCCCGAAGAAGTCCGCGTCGAACGCCGCGATGTCGTCGACGAACCCGGCCCGGTCGACGTAGGACCGCCCCGGTCTGCCGACCACGGGGTCGTGCACCTCGCGCAGCCCCGGCCTGTCCTCGGGGATCGCCGTCAAGGCGGTGCCCTCGCCGCGCAGGAAGTCCCAGTACTGCCCCGGGGTCCGGAGGCCGCCCGGCAGCCTGAGCCCCATGCCGACCACGGCGAGCGGGGCCCTGCGCTCGTCCTCCAGTGCCCGGATGCGCGCGCGCAGCCGCCGCGACAGCGCGAGCTGCTCCTCCATCAGTGTGCGGATCTCAGCGGCCTCCATGCTGTCCTCCCTCGGCTCCTGCTTCCAGATCGGCCTCGACGGCGCGGACGAGCTCCTCGAACGACAGCTCCTCGACCGGGTCGCCCGCGGGTTCCGGCCCGGGGACCGGCTCCGGTTCCGGCTCCGGCTCCGCCGCGGGCTCGGGCTCCGGGTACAGCAGGCCGAGGACGTGCCCGGCGAGCCGGGCGATCGTCGGATGGTCGAGCGCGACCGTGGCGGGCAGCTCCGCGCCGACGGACAGGGCGAGGCGCGAGCGGAGGTCGATGACCATGATCGAGTCCAGTCCGAGGTCGGTGAAGCCCGTCTCGTCCTGGACGGCGGTCGGGTCGCCGAGCGCCTCGCCCACCAGTTCGCGCACCGCCGCCCGGAGCCGGTCGCCCCGCTCGGCCGGATCGAGGGCGTCCAGCTCGGCGCGCAGCCGTCCGCGCGTACGCCCGGACCGGTCGGAGCGCGCCCCGCCGGCGGGCGCGGCCGCCCCGAAGAGGGCGGCTCTCGACCGGCCGTGCGGCGGCCGGGCGGCGCGCTCGGCGTCCACCGCCATCGCGATGAGGCGCGACCGGCGCCTGGCCAGCGCGAGGTCGAGCAGCTCCGCGGCCTCGTCGTCGCCGAGCGGGCGGAACCCGGCGGCCTCGACGGCCGGGGCCGCGGCCCCGGCCGCGGCCAGGCCGCCCCCGCCCGCCGGGACCCACGGCCCCCAGTCGACGGCGACGGCCGGCAGTCCGGCCGCGCGCAGCCGGCGGGCGAGGCCGCCGAGATAGCCGTTGGCGGCCGCGTAGGCGGTCTGGCCGGCGGTCCCGAGCACGGCCGACGCGGAGGAGAACAGCACGAACGCCTCCAGCGGGATCCCGCGCAGCGCCGCGGCCAGGTTCTCCGCGCCGTGCGCCTTGGCCGCGAACACCGTCGCGAACGACTCGCTCGTCAGCTCCTCGAAGGGCCGGTCGTCGGTGACGCCCGCCAGGTGCAGCGCCAGGGAGAGCGGTGCGCGCTCCCCGGCCGAGGCCACCGCGCGGGCGCAGTCGGCCGGGTCGGTGACGTCGCCGTTCAGGACGGTGACGCGCGCGCCGCCGGCGGCCAGCTCGTCCAGGACCCGGCGCGCGGTCTCGCCGGGTGCGGAGCGGGACATCAGGGTGAGGTCGGTGACGCCGCGGGCGGCGAGCATCCCGGCGACGCTGAGGCCCAGCGCGCCGAGCCCACCGGTGATCAGCGCGGCGCGCTCCCCCTCCGGCCGGTGCTCCGCGCCCTCCGGGACGCTCCACCGGGAGACCGGCGCCAGTCGTGCGACCCGCGCGCCGCCCGCGCCCACGGTGACGCGCGTCTCCGGGAACTCCTCGCCGGCCGCGCCGGCCAGCAGCGCGGACAGCGCCGCCGGGTCCCAGCCGGGCGCGAGGGTGAAGCGCAGGAGCCGCCGATCGTGCTCCTCCTCCTCAAGGGAGGCCAGCAGCCCCCAGGCCGCCTCGCGGACCGGCGCCGCCTCGGCGCCGTCCTCCCCGTCGCCCGCGCACAGGACGGCGTAGGGGATGCGGCGCGGTGCCGCGCGCAGTGCCCCGGCGAGCGCCTCCAGGTCGCGGAACGCGTCCGCCGGGGTGCCTCGGACCGCCGGGGAGGCGAGGCGGGCGTCCACGATGAGGTCGGCCGCGGTCCCGGGCAGGTTCCCGGGGTCCAGGTGGACGACCCGGTGTCCGCGCCGCTCCAGATCCTCTCCGACGGCCGGTGCGGCGGCGCCGCCAAGGACGGCGATCTCCAGCGCCCCGGCGTCCGGCACCCGCGGGTCCCACTCGTCCCACCGCAGTTCGTAGGCGTGCCAGGCGTCGCCGCGCAGG
It encodes:
- a CDS encoding beta-ketoacyl synthase N-terminal-like domain-containing protein, producing the protein MEAAEIRTLMEEQLALSRRLRARIRALEDERRAPLAVVGMGLRLPGGLRTPGQYWDFLRGEGTALTAIPEDRPGLREVHDPVVGRPGRSYVDRAGFVDDIAAFDADFFGISHREAKLLDPQQRMLLEVAWEAMERAGIPVRRSDRLDVGVYLGMMASEYLERLEDRSDTTRIDPYYTTGGGLCFAAGRISHVMGFSGPVVSADTACSSSMTALHLAVRALRGRECRYALVCGSNLILSANLMVSLCQTRALSPEGRSKSFLAAADGYGRGEGVGALVLMRLDEAEREGRPVLAVVRGTAVNHDGAASSLTAPNGPAQEEVIGAALKDAGVEAADIGWIEAHGTGTPLGDPIEVGALDGALGAAVRERGVPLALGSVKSRLGHLEAASGIAALIKTVLVLQHGVMPAARDEDDGELNPRIPWDRIGFTVPARNHPWPSGLRRRVAGVNSFGMSGTNVHAVLEAYTPAGRGADEPAGASSRPELLTLSAKSPQALAELADDVVSQLKSADPAALGSLCHTLRAGRAGFPYRVAVTGTTATELAERLAAAAGGPAAREPAAPVRSLTLRGELDSAAIAAGTAALAGAFPAMFPAGSEQDPAGERLARAIGRFGLPLRPRPAGGASGVRPGASLEWATDGALRSCPLIGDDPADAERLLLEALATLYTDGADLRLEPVRAPGARTLPDLPTYPFRRTRFWIGEPPMGAGAGARGNGTAAHGGAEGTVKAPPPGDGDGVRAFLMARLKDVLQSPEDLDPEASLQEAGADSFITTLFITKVEEHYDLGLPPEDLHIEIPLAELIAMLADTIAATAADRTERSA
- a CDS encoding thioesterase II family protein encodes the protein MTAMVRPRAVPRPALRLIVFHHAGGSSAAYMPLARALPGGWELLLLDLPGRGRGHRASPLTEMPSLVAATADAVLEWAGPPVALFGHSLGAIVALETARRLEARGVTPLWVGVSGRPAPECPVDEARPLCELPDRELIGALARFGGIPAELDELPEFRDRFVRLVRADLRALDSYVPQERRRPLDAPLTAFGAVDDELAPADTVEPWSRETAGGFRARMFTGGHFHFLGRSFAGFAKVLVEEVGRAVDAAAGTGPGRERSGPLYIR